A single Lolium perenne isolate Kyuss_39 chromosome 6, Kyuss_2.0, whole genome shotgun sequence DNA region contains:
- the LOC127309252 gene encoding uncharacterized protein, translating into MEEAARLAAACSVTVEELLSAADAAIPTADIAPKFVYGADLVSREQLHKLPTHMRNLHQWYLDACKENIMYIEASIPWEYYYRKEEIHIEMNELWQLFNLEALDKSLMSCYCLLKISECKSNNIINVGFVDPDKIHVETVKHKSEETGGNLLRFLGEQYFCDSILFPYNYDFHWILLDIQPDKGIVEVKDPLSRGVDGFQDLQKLLQVAWQALKNLHKEITFAKKLTFTPVPCPQQPQGTNLCGYYVCESIRMLTTEKQNNNKFNVDYMRDRLQPKEHALGIVEELAGLLVKEVINNKGLFSPNRCSTSK; encoded by the exons atggaagaagctgcaaggctagcggctgcttgttcagttaccgtggaggaattgctgtctgcagcagatgctgcaatacccactgctgatatagctcctaaatttgtctacggggccgacttggtcagcagagagcagctgcataaactgccaacacatatgcggaatttgcatcagtggtaccttgatgcatgcaaggagaacataatgtacatcgaggcgagtataccatgggaatattactaccgaaaggaggagatccatattgagatgaatgaactctggcagttattcaatctagaagctctcgacaaatctctcatgagttgctattgctt actgaagatcagtgaatgcaaaagtaataatattatcaatgttgggtttgttgacccagataaaatacatgttgaaacggtgaagcataaaagcgaagaaacggggggaaacctactaaggtttttgggggagcaatatttctgtgattcaatattgtttccttacaactacga cttccactggattctactagacattcaacctgataagggaatagttgaagtaaaagacccactgagtagaggcgtggacgggttccaggacttgcagaagttgctccaagt ggcttggcaagctttgaagaatcttcataaggagattacctttgcaaagaagctaacatttactcctgtaccgtgcccccagcagccacaagggacgaatctatgtggatactacgtttgcgagtccattcgcatgttaaccactgagaagcagaacaacaataaattcaac gtcgactacatgcgggacagactccaaccaaaggaacacgcactaggaatcgtggaggaactggcgggacttttggttaaagaagtaataaacaacaaaggcttgtttagtccaaatagatgctctacctccaaatag
- the LOC127309251 gene encoding uncharacterized protein, with protein sequence MDQFERDLEQEDIFADIIRDGTEADRADSGDGEARGSGDGEADGSGHGEADGSGDGEADGAGDGEADGSGDGEADGSGHDEASKDKIEKRGPAKKLSKKDHFTIEAISPEGQPVVPASVGVTFKNQCGVVVRDRIPITVREWNKTKNVTENQVADRYKDTLFSDLMAHFTLPDLGSESENAKQRALVKKWALKKMGELFRAYKNRLWQNYKKDKKPPLFENYLAKQEHNWEEFVRYKESEEAVNLSTKNKKNASLKEYHHHTGRGGYGGAMPKWDAQEAEMELKGITPEPTREGWDTRARNWFLAHGCEYDMKTGNIVETDTRVRVPRQKWIEMTRKIC encoded by the exons atggatcaattcgaacgggacttggaacaggaagacatattcgcggacataatccgcgatggtacagaagccgaccgagccgactccggtgatggagaagcccgcggctccggtgatggagaagccgacggctccggtcatggagaagccgacggctccggtgatggagaagccgacggagctggtgacggagaagccgacggctccggtgacggagaagccgacggctccggtcatgacgag gcctccaaagataagatagagaaacgaggcccggcaaagaagttgagcaaaaaagaccacttcacaattgaagctatatcaccggaaggccaaccggtggtacccgcgAGTGTCGGAGTGACattcaaaaatcagtgcggagttgtggttagagatcgtatcccgatcactgtcagagaatggaacaagaccaagaatgtgaccgaaaatcaggttgccgataggtacaaagacacacttttcagcgacctcatggcacatttcactttgccagatttgggatcggagtctgagaatgctaagcagcgggcgctagtgaagaaatgggctcttaagaagatgggggaacttttccgggcgtataagaaccggttatggcaaaattataagaaagacaagaagcctccattattcgagaactacctagcgaagcaggagcataactgggaagaatttgtgaggtacaaagaatcagaggaggctgtgaacctgtcaacgaaaaacaagaagaatgcaagcttaaaggaatatcaccatcatacggggcgagggggctacggaggggccatgcctaagtgggatgcacaagaggctgagatggagctgaaggggatcactccagaacccacgcgagaaggatgggacactagggctcgaaattggttcctcgcgcatggctgtgagtatgacatgaagacagggaacattgttgaaactgacaccagggttagggtacccaggcaaaaatggattgaaaTGACG agaaagatttgctga